In the Parasteatoda tepidariorum isolate YZ-2023 chromosome 3, CAS_Ptep_4.0, whole genome shotgun sequence genome, one interval contains:
- the LOC107438118 gene encoding myb-like protein Q isoform X4, giving the protein MAHSDLGPGGLFGREDLFSPRKGKEPPVIKAVVHNPYNSPLSLYSTENIADTLAKQTEVLTEGQFSGEEEEAPENLSFKEKSAVFKLLEEQANQEGSTKSQSRGIPQNTVSKPKVAPPPPPKPKPPSEEHIYNGFDSHHQTHQDQQRTTSRVEYQTTQKVYNQYHHQQEQPVQYQQSSVYQVNSQHRSPGYHSPSLDQYPSPGYSSPVNQYQQHPGYQSPTNYQHSQQVSYQQNSYQHSPQINYQQTQQSYHQQYQTPPKPVSQQPVNQHQPVATQQQLKQSSYQQNQIQNQQSRDQKQQSYQQQQVQQQIQLQSQQQQRQQTSQQQVNQQQRQQQQTKYQQSIAQETPTAVSRAEFKVRPAPPPRNVASKEDRDTMAAVYRQQYEQHLQQVNEQQQLYMNNIEEDDKPRAHIINGNIFEHNSTSGTPITYKAPPAAPPKPHWPPPPSSADSRLPVEAVEPSGMDVGSVWPPRRSTTTDLPRTGFDPAAVRAGQGNGRRCVWPPQSDEMRSGRNTPQSPITGRKIQWNPSPSPPQSRRNLFSPSHSPARRKDIQWPPSSPTGSFEKENLHRQSPRLSRKARFDDYVKEHASINVPQTYRPPPGTQHVEFY; this is encoded by the exons ggaGGATTTATTTTCTCCTAGGAAAGGAAAG GAGCCTCCAGTTATCAAGGCTGTAGTTCACAATCCTTATAATTCTCCGTTGTCGCTATATTCGACTGAGAATATAGCAGATACTCTTGCCAAGCAAACTGAAGTTTTGACTGAAGGCCAATTCTCCGGAGA GGAAGAAGAAGCACCCgagaatttaagttttaaagagAAATCAGCAGTTTTCAAACTTCTGGAAGAGCAAGCCAACCAAG aagGCTCAACAAAAAGTCAATCGCGAGGCATACCCCAGAA cacgGTAAGCAAACCTAAAGTTGCTCCGCCTCCTCCTCCAAAGCCTAAACCACCGTCTGAGGAACATATATACAACGGTTTTGATTCGCATCATCAGACTCATCAAGATCAGCAGAGAACAACTTCTCGAGTTGAGTATCAAACTACTCAAAAGGTCTACAATCAGTATCACCACCAGCAGGAGCAGCCAGTTCAATATCAACAGTCTTCTGTGTATCAAGTAAATTCTCAACATAGGTCACCTGGCTATCACTCTCCATCTCTTGATCAATATCCATCTCCTGGATATAGTTCTCCAGTAAACCAGTATCAACAGCACCCTGGTTATCAATCTCCAACAAATTATCAACATTCACAACAAGTGAGCTATCAGCAAAACAGCTATCAGCATTCACCACAAATCAACTATCAGCAGACGCAGCAAAGCTATCATCAGCAATACCAGACTCCACCAAAGCCAGTTAGTCAACAACCGGTAAATCAGCACCAACCTGTTGCAACTCAACAACAGTTAAAGCAGAGCTCTTACCAGCAGAATCAAATTCAAAACCAGCAGAGTAGAGATCAGAAACAACAGTCTTATCAGCAGCAGCAAGTGCAGCAACAGATCCAACTGCAATCTCAGCAGCAACAAAGACAGCAAACTAGTCAACAGCAAGTTAATCAACAACAAAGACAACAACAGCAAACAAAATATCAACAGTCAATTGCACAAGAAACACCGACAGCAGTCTCGAGAGCTGAATTTAAAG TTCGACCTGCTCCTCCCCCTCGCAACGTAGCATCGAAAGAAGACAGAGACACGATGGCAGCTGTATACAGGCAACAATATGAGCAACATTTGCAACAGGTCAATGAGCAACAACAACTCTATATGAATAACATCGAGGAAGATGAT aaaccTCGAGCCCACATAATAAATGGAAATATCTTTGAGCACAACTCCACTTCGGGAACGCCTATCACCTACAAAGCACCACCAGCCGCACCACCGAAACCGCACTGGCCACCGCCACCTTCTTCTGCTGATTCCAGACTTCCTGTCGAAGCTGTGGAACCCTCTGGAATGGATGTTGGCTCTGTCTGGCCACCCAGA AGATCAACTACTACAGATCTGCCTCGCACAGGATTTGACCCTGCTGCTGTGAGAGCTGGTCAAG gtAATGGCAGGAGATGTGTATGGCCACCTCAAAGTGACGAGATGAGAAGTGGTCGGAATACGCCCCAGTCACCAATTACTGGGCGAAAAATACAATGGAATCCATCGCCATCTCCGCCCCAATCTCGCCGAAACCTCTTCAGTCCTTCGCATTCACCAGCAAGGAGGAAGGACATTCAATGGCCTCCATCATCACCAACCGGCAGCtttgaaaaggaaaacttaCATCGCCAAAGCCCCAGATTATCTCGAAAAGCTCGATTTGACGATTACGTTAAAGAACACGCGTCTATCAACGTCCCCCAGACGTACAGGCCACCCCCCGGAACGCAACATGTTGAATTTTACTAA
- the LOC107438118 gene encoding myb-like protein Q isoform X3, which yields MAHSDLGPGGLFGREDLFSPRKGKEPPVIKAVVHNPYNSPLSLYSTENIADTLAKQTEVLTEGQFSGEEEEAPENLSFKEKSAVFKLLEEQANQEGSTKSQSRGIPQNTVSKPKVAPPPPPKPKPPSEEHIYNGFDSHHQTHQDQQRTTSRVEYQTTQKVYNQYHHQQEQPVQYQQSSVYQVNSQHRSPGYHSPSLDQYPSPGYSSPVNQYQQHPGYQSPTNYQHSQQVSYQQNSYQHSPQINYQQTQQSYHQQYQTPPKPVSQQPVNQHQPVATQQQLKQSSYQQNQIQNQQSRDQKQQSYQQQQVQQQIQLQSQQQQRQQTSQQQVNQQQRQQQQTKYQQSIAQETPTAVSRAEFKVRPAPPPRNVASKEDRDTMAAVYRQQYEQHLQQVNEQQQLYMNNIEEDDKPRAHIINGNIFEHNSTSGTPITYKAPPAAPPKPHWPPPPSSADSRLPVEAVEPSGMDVGSVWPPRRSTTTDLPRTGFDPAAVRAGQGNGRRCVWPPQSDEMRSGRNTPQSPITGRKIQWNPSPSPPQSRRNLFSPSHSPARRKDIQWPPSSPTGSFEKENLHRQSPRLSRKARFDDYVKEHASINVPQTYRPPPGTQHVEFY from the exons ggaGGATTTATTTTCTCCTAGGAAAGGAAAG GAGCCTCCAGTTATCAAGGCTGTAGTTCACAATCCTTATAATTCTCCGTTGTCGCTATATTCGACTGAGAATATAGCAGATACTCTTGCCAAGCAAACTGAAGTTTTGACTGAAGGCCAATTCTCCGGAGA GGAAGAAGAAGCACCCgagaatttaagttttaaagagAAGTCAGCAGTTTTCAAACTTCTGGAAGAGCAAGCCAACCAAG aagGCTCAACAAAAAGTCAATCGCGAGGCATACCCCAGAA cacgGTAAGCAAACCTAAAGTTGCTCCGCCTCCTCCTCCAAAGCCTAAACCACCGTCTGAGGAACATATATACAACGGTTTTGATTCGCATCATCAGACTCATCAAGATCAGCAGAGAACAACTTCTCGAGTTGAGTATCAAACTACTCAAAAGGTCTACAATCAGTATCACCACCAGCAGGAGCAGCCAGTTCAATATCAACAGTCTTCTGTGTATCAAGTAAATTCTCAACATAGGTCACCTGGCTATCACTCTCCATCTCTTGATCAATATCCATCTCCTGGATATAGTTCTCCAGTAAACCAGTATCAACAGCACCCTGGTTATCAATCTCCAACAAATTATCAACATTCACAACAAGTGAGCTATCAGCAAAACAGCTATCAGCATTCACCACAAATCAACTATCAGCAGACGCAGCAAAGCTATCATCAGCAATACCAGACTCCACCAAAGCCAGTTAGTCAACAACCGGTAAATCAGCACCAACCTGTTGCAACTCAACAACAGTTAAAGCAGAGCTCTTACCAGCAGAATCAAATTCAAAACCAGCAGAGTAGAGATCAGAAACAACAGTCTTATCAGCAGCAGCAAGTGCAGCAACAGATCCAACTGCAATCTCAGCAGCAACAAAGACAGCAAACTAGTCAACAGCAAGTTAATCAACAACAAAGACAACAACAGCAAACAAAATATCAACAGTCAATTGCACAAGAAACACCGACAGCAGTCTCGAGAGCTGAATTTAAAG TTCGACCTGCTCCTCCCCCTCGCAACGTAGCATCGAAAGAAGACAGAGACACGATGGCAGCTGTATACAGGCAACAATATGAGCAACATTTGCAACAGGTCAATGAGCAACAACAACTCTATATGAATAACATCGAGGAAGATGAT aaaccTCGAGCCCACATAATAAATGGAAATATCTTTGAGCACAACTCCACTTCGGGAACGCCTATCACCTACAAAGCACCACCAGCCGCACCACCGAAACCGCACTGGCCACCGCCACCTTCTTCTGCTGATTCCAGACTTCCTGTCGAAGCTGTGGAACCCTCTGGAATGGATGTTGGCTCTGTCTGGCCACCCAGA AGATCAACTACTACAGATCTGCCTCGCACAGGATTTGACCCTGCTGCTGTGAGAGCTGGTCAAG gtAATGGCAGGAGATGTGTATGGCCACCTCAAAGTGACGAGATGAGAAGTGGTCGGAATACGCCCCAGTCACCAATTACTGGGCGAAAAATACAATGGAATCCATCGCCATCTCCGCCCCAATCTCGCCGAAACCTCTTCAGTCCTTCGCATTCACCAGCAAGGAGGAAGGACATTCAATGGCCTCCATCATCACCAACCGGCAGCtttgaaaaggaaaacttaCATCGCCAAAGCCCCAGATTATCTCGAAAAGCTCGATTTGACGATTACGTTAAAGAACACGCGTCTATCAACGTCCCCCAGACGTACAGGCCACCCCCCGGAACGCAACATGTTGAATTTTACTAA